Sequence from the Aquimarina sp. Aq107 genome:
CTTTAGGACCTGGTGATGCCGATTTAATTACCCTAAAAGGTTTAAAAGCATTACAACAAGCTGATAAAATCTATTATCCAGGATCCTTATTTAAAGATGGTAGAAAATCGAGTTATTCGTTATCTATTTTAAATCAATATGATTTAGATGTAGAGAAACTACAAGGTTTCTATCTAAAAATGGATTTAGAAAGAACCCAGGCAAAAACAATTTATGAGACTACATTTCAACAAATAGTAAAGGATTATAATAAAGGCTTATCTATTGCTATTGTTAGCGAAGGAGATATTAGCACATTTAGCTCTTTTTCTTATGTATTAGAAAAAATAAAATCGCGTAAATTACCTATAGATTTAATTCCTGGTATTACCTCCTATTTACATTTAGCTTCAGAAAGCAAAATACCTTTATGCTTACAGAATGAAAAAGTAACGATTATACCTCGTATACAGAGTAAAGATCAATTAAAAGAAGTAATTCATCATTTTGACACGGTAGTACTAATGAAAATAAAATCTGTTATGGAGAGTATTACTTCTGTTATTGATACCAAAAAACATAGCATTATCTATGCCGAACGCCTAGGAACCGACAAACAGTTTATTACCAATAATTGGG
This genomic interval carries:
- the cobI gene encoding precorrin-2 C(20)-methyltransferase, giving the protein MGRIYGVSLGPGDADLITLKGLKALQQADKIYYPGSLFKDGRKSSYSLSILNQYDLDVEKLQGFYLKMDLERTQAKTIYETTFQQIVKDYNKGLSIAIVSEGDISTFSSFSYVLEKIKSRKLPIDLIPGITSYLHLASESKIPLCLQNEKVTIIPRIQSKDQLKEVIHHFDTVVLMKIKSVMESITSVIDTKKHSIIYAERLGTDKQFITNNWAIANKREIPYFSLLIIKKQAL